Proteins found in one Sorghum bicolor cultivar BTx623 chromosome 1, Sorghum_bicolor_NCBIv3, whole genome shotgun sequence genomic segment:
- the LOC8082153 gene encoding type I inositol polyphosphate 5-phosphatase 4 isoform X1: MRDGSNTTKKSKLSWSKSLVRKWFNIRSKAHDFHADDVPAIGRTVAGGGDDEWRRGSSFTRREPSTVKKSKTERSSRRSNGHSRRGKIDLDAAEATVTLDYSRIFVATWNVAGRSPPNNMSLEDWLHAAPPADIYVLGFQEIVPLNAGNVLGTEDNVPAKRWVSLVRRTLNNLPGTSGNGSFRTPSPAPNPVVEIDDDFEGLSSRQNNATFFHRRSFQAGLSRSLRMEGDILAPQPRLERRYSVCDRAIYGRRPSDYENNYRWGGSSDDENNTGESPSTVYSPMSYGYGNASSLEDSQRRAGQTRYCLVASKQMVGLFLMIWARKDIRDDIRNLKVSCVGRGLMGYLGNKGSISISMSLHQTSFCFVCSHLTSGQKEGDELRRNSDVLEILRKTRFPMVYGQYEHSPETILEHDRIIWLGDLNYRIALSYRSVKALVEMRNWKALLEKDQLRIEQRGGRVFVGWSEGNIYFPPTYKYSNNSDKYAGDDMNQKEKRRTPAWCDRILWYGRGLGQLSYVRGESRFSDHRPVYSVFSAEVESINHSRIQKMSCSSSQLDIEELLPYSYGYTDINPYGYDLNFY, translated from the exons ATGAGAGATGGAAGCAACACCACCAAGAAGAGCAAG TTGTCATGGTCCAAGAGCTTGGTGAGGAAGTGGTTCAACATCAGGAGCAAGGCCCATGACTTCCATGCTGACGATGTACCCGCGATTGGTAGGACAG TTGCGGGAGGGGGCGATGATGAGTGGAGGAGGGGCAGCAGCTTCACCCGTAGGGAGCCTAGCACAGTAAAGAAGAGCAAGACAG AGAGGTCCTCGAGGAGGAGCAATGGGCACTCGAGGCGGGGAAAGATCGACCTTGATGCCGCCGAAGCTACAGTGACATTGGACTATAG TAGGATATTTGTTGCTACATGGAATGTGGCTGGCCGTTCCCCGCCAAATAACATGAGCCTTGAGGACTGGCTCCATGCTGCACCTCCTGCTGACATCTATGTCCTCGG GTTTCAAGAAATCGTTCCACTCAATGCTGGGAACGTTCTTGGGACAGAGGACAATGTCCCAGCAAAGAGGTGGGTGTCACTGGTCAGGAGGACACTGAACAATTTGCCAGGTACTAGTGGCAATGGGAGCTTCCGGACACCATCTCCGGCTCCTAACCCTGTGGTGGAGATCGATGATGATTTTGAGGGTTTGTCATCGAGGCAGAACAATGCGACATTCTTTCATCGTCGGTCTTTCCAGGCTGGGCTTAGTCGGAGTTTGAGAATGGAGGGTGACATTCTTGCTCCTCAGCCAAGGCTGGAACGTCGGTACAGTGTCTGTGACCGAGCAATCTATGGTCGTAGGCCTAGCGACTATGAGAACAACTACCGATGGGGTGGATCATCAGATGACGAGAATAATACTGGAGAGTCTCCGAGTACTGTGTATTCACCAATGTCATATGGATACGGCAATGCATCATCTCTGGAAGATAGTCAGAGACGAGCTGGTCAAACTAG ATACTGTCTGGTGGCAAGCAAGCAAATGGTGGGATTGTTTCTGATGATTTGGGCTCGGAAAGACATAAGAGATGACATAAGAAATCTGAAAGTTTCTTGTGTTGGGAGAGGACTGATGGGCTACCTTGGGAATAAG GGTTCAATTTCGATTAGCATGTCATTGCACCAAACAAGCTTCTGCTTCGTCTGCAGCCACCTGACTTCAGGACAGAAGGAAGGTGATGAGCTGCGGAGGAACTCCGATGTGCTGGAAATCCTCAGAAAGACCAGGTTTCCAATGGTCTATGGGCAGTATGAGCATTCACCAGAAACAATCTTAGAGCATGA TCGAATCATCTGGCTCGGGGACCTAAATTACCGAATCGCACTTTCCTATCGGTCAGTGAAGGCCCTTGTCGAGATGCGCAATTGGAAAGCCTTGCTAGAGAAAGATCAG CTAAGGATCGAGCAAAGAGGTGGAAGAGTATTTGTTGGGTGGAGTGAGGGGAATATATATTTCCCACCAACATACAAGTACTCAAACAATTCTGACAAGTATGCTGGAGATGACATGAACCAgaaggaaaagaggagaacccCGGCATG GTGCGACCGTATTTTATGGTACGGAAGAGGCCTTGGTCAACTGTCATACGTACGAGGTGAATCTCGCTTTTCGGACCATAGACCAGTCTACAGCGTCTTCAGTGCTGAAGTggaatcaatcaatcatagcCGGATCCAAAAGATGAGTTGCTCAAGTTCTCAACTGGACATTGAAGAACTGTTGCCTTACTCATATGGATACACTGACATCAACCCATATGGATACGACCTAAACTTCTACTGA
- the LOC8082153 gene encoding type I inositol polyphosphate 5-phosphatase 4 isoform X2, giving the protein MRDGSNTTKKSKLSWSKSLVRKWFNIRSKAHDFHADDVPAIGRTVAGGGDDEWRRGSSFTRREPSTVKKSKTERSSRRSNGHSRRGKIDLDAAEATVTLDYRIFVATWNVAGRSPPNNMSLEDWLHAAPPADIYVLGFQEIVPLNAGNVLGTEDNVPAKRWVSLVRRTLNNLPGTSGNGSFRTPSPAPNPVVEIDDDFEGLSSRQNNATFFHRRSFQAGLSRSLRMEGDILAPQPRLERRYSVCDRAIYGRRPSDYENNYRWGGSSDDENNTGESPSTVYSPMSYGYGNASSLEDSQRRAGQTRYCLVASKQMVGLFLMIWARKDIRDDIRNLKVSCVGRGLMGYLGNKGSISISMSLHQTSFCFVCSHLTSGQKEGDELRRNSDVLEILRKTRFPMVYGQYEHSPETILEHDRIIWLGDLNYRIALSYRSVKALVEMRNWKALLEKDQLRIEQRGGRVFVGWSEGNIYFPPTYKYSNNSDKYAGDDMNQKEKRRTPAWCDRILWYGRGLGQLSYVRGESRFSDHRPVYSVFSAEVESINHSRIQKMSCSSSQLDIEELLPYSYGYTDINPYGYDLNFY; this is encoded by the exons ATGAGAGATGGAAGCAACACCACCAAGAAGAGCAAG TTGTCATGGTCCAAGAGCTTGGTGAGGAAGTGGTTCAACATCAGGAGCAAGGCCCATGACTTCCATGCTGACGATGTACCCGCGATTGGTAGGACAG TTGCGGGAGGGGGCGATGATGAGTGGAGGAGGGGCAGCAGCTTCACCCGTAGGGAGCCTAGCACAGTAAAGAAGAGCAAGACAG AGAGGTCCTCGAGGAGGAGCAATGGGCACTCGAGGCGGGGAAAGATCGACCTTGATGCCGCCGAAGCTACAGTGACATTGGACTATAG GATATTTGTTGCTACATGGAATGTGGCTGGCCGTTCCCCGCCAAATAACATGAGCCTTGAGGACTGGCTCCATGCTGCACCTCCTGCTGACATCTATGTCCTCGG GTTTCAAGAAATCGTTCCACTCAATGCTGGGAACGTTCTTGGGACAGAGGACAATGTCCCAGCAAAGAGGTGGGTGTCACTGGTCAGGAGGACACTGAACAATTTGCCAGGTACTAGTGGCAATGGGAGCTTCCGGACACCATCTCCGGCTCCTAACCCTGTGGTGGAGATCGATGATGATTTTGAGGGTTTGTCATCGAGGCAGAACAATGCGACATTCTTTCATCGTCGGTCTTTCCAGGCTGGGCTTAGTCGGAGTTTGAGAATGGAGGGTGACATTCTTGCTCCTCAGCCAAGGCTGGAACGTCGGTACAGTGTCTGTGACCGAGCAATCTATGGTCGTAGGCCTAGCGACTATGAGAACAACTACCGATGGGGTGGATCATCAGATGACGAGAATAATACTGGAGAGTCTCCGAGTACTGTGTATTCACCAATGTCATATGGATACGGCAATGCATCATCTCTGGAAGATAGTCAGAGACGAGCTGGTCAAACTAG ATACTGTCTGGTGGCAAGCAAGCAAATGGTGGGATTGTTTCTGATGATTTGGGCTCGGAAAGACATAAGAGATGACATAAGAAATCTGAAAGTTTCTTGTGTTGGGAGAGGACTGATGGGCTACCTTGGGAATAAG GGTTCAATTTCGATTAGCATGTCATTGCACCAAACAAGCTTCTGCTTCGTCTGCAGCCACCTGACTTCAGGACAGAAGGAAGGTGATGAGCTGCGGAGGAACTCCGATGTGCTGGAAATCCTCAGAAAGACCAGGTTTCCAATGGTCTATGGGCAGTATGAGCATTCACCAGAAACAATCTTAGAGCATGA TCGAATCATCTGGCTCGGGGACCTAAATTACCGAATCGCACTTTCCTATCGGTCAGTGAAGGCCCTTGTCGAGATGCGCAATTGGAAAGCCTTGCTAGAGAAAGATCAG CTAAGGATCGAGCAAAGAGGTGGAAGAGTATTTGTTGGGTGGAGTGAGGGGAATATATATTTCCCACCAACATACAAGTACTCAAACAATTCTGACAAGTATGCTGGAGATGACATGAACCAgaaggaaaagaggagaacccCGGCATG GTGCGACCGTATTTTATGGTACGGAAGAGGCCTTGGTCAACTGTCATACGTACGAGGTGAATCTCGCTTTTCGGACCATAGACCAGTCTACAGCGTCTTCAGTGCTGAAGTggaatcaatcaatcatagcCGGATCCAAAAGATGAGTTGCTCAAGTTCTCAACTGGACATTGAAGAACTGTTGCCTTACTCATATGGATACACTGACATCAACCCATATGGATACGACCTAAACTTCTACTGA